The Salvelinus sp. IW2-2015 linkage group LG8, ASM291031v2, whole genome shotgun sequence genome window below encodes:
- the LOC111967740 gene encoding pleckstrin homology domain-containing family A member 1 isoform X4: MPYVDRQNRICGFLDIEENENSGKFLRRYFILDTKEGSLVWYMDNPQNLPKGAEHVGSLKLSYISKVSDATKLRPKAEFCFVVNAGMRKFYLQANDQQDLVEWVNVLNNATKITVPKSGDGQPSAEMPQEVLGSMKQISYKTEXIGGVPIITATQEQGDGGQNGADRGGLRKAHSQLPYFLGRGLQDQALIKAGYCVKQGALMKNWKRRYFLLEENAVSYFKSDLEREPLRVIPLKEVHKVQECKQSDLMQRDNLFEVVTSSRTFYIQSDSPEEMHSWIKAISGAIVAQRGPGRSAASRVKCDSEILTFPK; encoded by the exons ATGCCTTACGTGGATCGGCAGAACAGGATCTGTGGCTTCCTGGACATCGAGGAGAATGAGAACAGCGGCAAGTTCCTCCGACGCTACTTCATCCTGGACACCAAGGAGGGTAGCCTGGTATGGTACATGGACAACCCACAG AACCTGCCCAAAGGAGCTGAACATGTTGGCTCCCTCAAACTCTCTTACATCTCAAAG GTGAGTGATGCCACCAAGCTGCGACCGAAGGCGGAGTTCTGCTTCG tcGTCAATGCTGGTATGAGGAAGTTCTACCTCCAGGCCAACGATCAGCAGGATCTGGTAGAGTGGGTCAACGTGCTCAACAACGCCACCAAGATCACA GTGCCAAAGTCGGGGGACGGCCAGCCCAGTGCAGAGATGCCTCAGGAGGTGCTGGGTTCCATGAAGCAGATCTCCTATAAGACTGAGATRATAGGAGGGGTACCCATCATCACTGCCACACAG GAGCAGGGCGACGGGGGGCAGAACGGAGCAGACAGGGGGGGCCTGCGGAAGGCCCACAGCCAGCTGCCCTACTTCCTGGGGCGGGGGTTGCAGGACCAGGCGCTCATCAAGGCTGGATACTGTGTCAAGCAGGGAGCCCTG ATGAAGAACTGGAAGAGGAGATACTTCTTACTGGAGGAGAACGCGGTCAGCTACTTTAAGTCAGACCTG gagagAGAGCCACTGCGTGTGATCCCACTGAAAGAGGTTCACAAAGTTCAGGAGTGCAAACAGAG TGACTTAATGCAGAGGGACAATCTATTTGAAGTGGTCACTAGCTCAAGGACCTTTTACATACAG TCGGACAGTCCAGAGGAGATGCACAGCTGGATAAAGGCCATCTCTGGAGCCATTGTGGCCCAGCGGGGGCCTGGACGCTCAGCTGCCTCT AGAGTCAAATGTGACAGTGAGATACTAACATTTCCCAAGTGA
- the LOC111967740 gene encoding pleckstrin homology domain-containing family A member 1 isoform X2 → MPYVDRQNRICGFLDIEENENSGKFLRRYFILDTKEGSLVWYMDNPQNLPKGAEHVGSLKLSYISKVSDATKLRPKAEFCFVVNAGMRKFYLQANDQQDLVEWVNVLNNATKITVPKSGDGQPSAEMPQEVLGSMKQISYKTEXIGGVPIITATQEQGDGGQNGADRGGLRKAHSQLPYFLGRGLQDQALIKAGYCVKQGALMKNWKRRYFLLEENAVSYFKSDLEREPLRVIPLKEVHKVQECKQSDLMQRDNLFEVVTSSRTFYIQSDSPEEMHSWIKAISGAIVAQRGPGRSAASMRQARRLSNPCIQRYTFRNGECSTSTATTPPPPSTVAAIRRDPPSLARPSRQSSPTTSPRGARALTWDSQDFLGLLPWRGHQGXPPPHRSRLSLQETPRLSK, encoded by the exons ATGCCTTACGTGGATCGGCAGAACAGGATCTGTGGCTTCCTGGACATCGAGGAGAATGAGAACAGCGGCAAGTTCCTCCGACGCTACTTCATCCTGGACACCAAGGAGGGTAGCCTGGTATGGTACATGGACAACCCACAG AACCTGCCCAAAGGAGCTGAACATGTTGGCTCCCTCAAACTCTCTTACATCTCAAAG GTGAGTGATGCCACCAAGCTGCGACCGAAGGCGGAGTTCTGCTTCG tcGTCAATGCTGGTATGAGGAAGTTCTACCTCCAGGCCAACGATCAGCAGGATCTGGTAGAGTGGGTCAACGTGCTCAACAACGCCACCAAGATCACA GTGCCAAAGTCGGGGGACGGCCAGCCCAGTGCAGAGATGCCTCAGGAGGTGCTGGGTTCCATGAAGCAGATCTCCTATAAGACTGAGATRATAGGAGGGGTACCCATCATCACTGCCACACAG GAGCAGGGCGACGGGGGGCAGAACGGAGCAGACAGGGGGGGCCTGCGGAAGGCCCACAGCCAGCTGCCCTACTTCCTGGGGCGGGGGTTGCAGGACCAGGCGCTCATCAAGGCTGGATACTGTGTCAAGCAGGGAGCCCTG ATGAAGAACTGGAAGAGGAGATACTTCTTACTGGAGGAGAACGCGGTCAGCTACTTTAAGTCAGACCTG gagagAGAGCCACTGCGTGTGATCCCACTGAAAGAGGTTCACAAAGTTCAGGAGTGCAAACAGAG TGACTTAATGCAGAGGGACAATCTATTTGAAGTGGTCACTAGCTCAAGGACCTTTTACATACAG TCGGACAGTCCAGAGGAGATGCACAGCTGGATAAAGGCCATCTCTGGAGCCATTGTGGCCCAGCGGGGGCCTGGACGCTCAGCTGCCTCT ATGCGTCAAGCCCGTCGGCTGTCGAACCCTTGTATACAGAGGTATACATTCCGCAATGGTGAATGCAGCAC GAGCACAGCGACCACACCCCCTCCGCCTTCTACTGTAGCAGCAATCAGGCGGGACCCCCCATCCCTCGCTCGCCCATCCAGGCAGAGCTCCCCTACCACCAGCCCCAGGGGGGCCCGGGCCCTGACCTGGGACAGCCAGGACTTCTTGGGCCTGCTGCCCTGGCGAGGCCACCAGGGGSCACCACCACCGCACCGctcccgcctctctctccaggagaCCCCCCGTCTGTCCAAGTGA
- the LOC111967740 gene encoding pleckstrin homology domain-containing family A member 1 isoform X3, whose translation MPYVDRQNRICGFLDIEENENSGKFLRRYFILDTKEGSLVWYMDNPQNLPKGAEHVGSLKLSYISKVSDATKLRPKAEFCFVVNAGMRKFYLQANDQQDLVEWVNVLNNATKITVPKSGDGQPSAEMPQEVLGSMKQISYKTEXIGGVPIITATQEQGDGGQNGADRGGLRKAHSQLPYFLGRGLQDQALIKAGYCVKQGALMKNWKRRYFLLEENAVSYFKSDLEREPLRVIPLKEVHKVQECKQSDLMQRDNLFEVVTSSRTFYIQSDSPEEMHSWIKAISGAIVAQRGPGRSAASMRQARRLSNPCIQRSTATTPPPPSTVAAIRRDPPSLARPSRQSSPTTSPRGARALTWDSQDFLGLLPWRGHQGXPPPHRSRLSLQETPRLSK comes from the exons ATGCCTTACGTGGATCGGCAGAACAGGATCTGTGGCTTCCTGGACATCGAGGAGAATGAGAACAGCGGCAAGTTCCTCCGACGCTACTTCATCCTGGACACCAAGGAGGGTAGCCTGGTATGGTACATGGACAACCCACAG AACCTGCCCAAAGGAGCTGAACATGTTGGCTCCCTCAAACTCTCTTACATCTCAAAG GTGAGTGATGCCACCAAGCTGCGACCGAAGGCGGAGTTCTGCTTCG tcGTCAATGCTGGTATGAGGAAGTTCTACCTCCAGGCCAACGATCAGCAGGATCTGGTAGAGTGGGTCAACGTGCTCAACAACGCCACCAAGATCACA GTGCCAAAGTCGGGGGACGGCCAGCCCAGTGCAGAGATGCCTCAGGAGGTGCTGGGTTCCATGAAGCAGATCTCCTATAAGACTGAGATRATAGGAGGGGTACCCATCATCACTGCCACACAG GAGCAGGGCGACGGGGGGCAGAACGGAGCAGACAGGGGGGGCCTGCGGAAGGCCCACAGCCAGCTGCCCTACTTCCTGGGGCGGGGGTTGCAGGACCAGGCGCTCATCAAGGCTGGATACTGTGTCAAGCAGGGAGCCCTG ATGAAGAACTGGAAGAGGAGATACTTCTTACTGGAGGAGAACGCGGTCAGCTACTTTAAGTCAGACCTG gagagAGAGCCACTGCGTGTGATCCCACTGAAAGAGGTTCACAAAGTTCAGGAGTGCAAACAGAG TGACTTAATGCAGAGGGACAATCTATTTGAAGTGGTCACTAGCTCAAGGACCTTTTACATACAG TCGGACAGTCCAGAGGAGATGCACAGCTGGATAAAGGCCATCTCTGGAGCCATTGTGGCCCAGCGGGGGCCTGGACGCTCAGCTGCCTCT ATGCGTCAAGCCCGTCGGCTGTCGAACCCTTGTATACAGAG GAGCACAGCGACCACACCCCCTCCGCCTTCTACTGTAGCAGCAATCAGGCGGGACCCCCCATCCCTCGCTCGCCCATCCAGGCAGAGCTCCCCTACCACCAGCCCCAGGGGGGCCCGGGCCCTGACCTGGGACAGCCAGGACTTCTTGGGCCTGCTGCCCTGGCGAGGCCACCAGGGGSCACCACCACCGCACCGctcccgcctctctctccaggagaCCCCCCGTCTGTCCAAGTGA
- the LOC111967740 gene encoding pleckstrin homology domain-containing family A member 1 isoform X1, with the protein MPYVDRQNRICGFLDIEENENSGKFLRRYFILDTKEGSLVWYMDNPQNLPKGAEHVGSLKLSYISKVSDATKLRPKAEFCFVVNAGMRKFYLQANDQQDLVEWVNVLNNATKITVPKSGDGQPSAEMPQEVLGSMKQISYKTEXIGGVPIITATQEQGDGGQNGADRGGLRKAHSQLPYFLGRGLQDQALIKAGYCVKQGALMKNWKRRYFLLEENAVSYFKSDLEREPLRVIPLKEVHKVQECKQSDLMQRDNLFEVVTSSRTFYIQSDSPEEMHSWIKAISGAIVAQRGPGRSAASEHSDHTPSAFYCSSNQAGPPIPRSPIQAELPYHQPQGGPGPDLGQPGLLGPAALARPPGXTTTAPLPPLSPGDPPSVQVSASSRYPTNAHQEELSPWRRRSKVEGDQPELSSLSFEDSDLHVSQV; encoded by the exons ATGCCTTACGTGGATCGGCAGAACAGGATCTGTGGCTTCCTGGACATCGAGGAGAATGAGAACAGCGGCAAGTTCCTCCGACGCTACTTCATCCTGGACACCAAGGAGGGTAGCCTGGTATGGTACATGGACAACCCACAG AACCTGCCCAAAGGAGCTGAACATGTTGGCTCCCTCAAACTCTCTTACATCTCAAAG GTGAGTGATGCCACCAAGCTGCGACCGAAGGCGGAGTTCTGCTTCG tcGTCAATGCTGGTATGAGGAAGTTCTACCTCCAGGCCAACGATCAGCAGGATCTGGTAGAGTGGGTCAACGTGCTCAACAACGCCACCAAGATCACA GTGCCAAAGTCGGGGGACGGCCAGCCCAGTGCAGAGATGCCTCAGGAGGTGCTGGGTTCCATGAAGCAGATCTCCTATAAGACTGAGATRATAGGAGGGGTACCCATCATCACTGCCACACAG GAGCAGGGCGACGGGGGGCAGAACGGAGCAGACAGGGGGGGCCTGCGGAAGGCCCACAGCCAGCTGCCCTACTTCCTGGGGCGGGGGTTGCAGGACCAGGCGCTCATCAAGGCTGGATACTGTGTCAAGCAGGGAGCCCTG ATGAAGAACTGGAAGAGGAGATACTTCTTACTGGAGGAGAACGCGGTCAGCTACTTTAAGTCAGACCTG gagagAGAGCCACTGCGTGTGATCCCACTGAAAGAGGTTCACAAAGTTCAGGAGTGCAAACAGAG TGACTTAATGCAGAGGGACAATCTATTTGAAGTGGTCACTAGCTCAAGGACCTTTTACATACAG TCGGACAGTCCAGAGGAGATGCACAGCTGGATAAAGGCCATCTCTGGAGCCATTGTGGCCCAGCGGGGGCCTGGACGCTCAGCTGCCTCT GAGCACAGCGACCACACCCCCTCCGCCTTCTACTGTAGCAGCAATCAGGCGGGACCCCCCATCCCTCGCTCGCCCATCCAGGCAGAGCTCCCCTACCACCAGCCCCAGGGGGGCCCGGGCCCTGACCTGGGACAGCCAGGACTTCTTGGGCCTGCTGCCCTGGCGAGGCCACCAGGGGSCACCACCACCGCACCGctcccgcctctctctccaggagaCCCCCCGTCTGTCCAAGTGAGCGCCTCGTCCCGTTACCCCACCAACGCCCACCAGGAGGAGCTGTCGCCATGGAGACGGCGCAGCAAGGTAGAGGGCGACCAACCGGAACTCTCCTCCCTCAGCTTCGAGGACTCAGACCTGCATGTCAGCCAGGTGTGA